The following coding sequences lie in one Nakaseomyces glabratus chromosome K, complete sequence genomic window:
- the REC114 gene encoding Rec114p (CAGL0K03905g~Ortholog(s) have role in reciprocal meiotic recombination and condensed nuclear chromosome localization), which translates to MNGYKECLRLSVMRYSKYQGQISAPHGFASAFAPLDLTLWSHITGTSECPMFLVLLVTSDSKACRLKILSMQIEHEDILIKDNTIVSFVQFSAQSPVISCKYLTQVDKFQYLNRFQIEFNSNEYMVAYGILTQIGFKIKKARRVNSEENEVQDKLATSQQSQMLIFSQRENIIPSPNYKNINNLNYPSGDPPRHRQDLCSTHKNVDTTLLNSLPLVHIGDNLRNSTSSSDKTPPIKKGGNQEIVNANHNIVKLSDKIHPYIIPNESAQLIIPEIKFGNISDIIDSENNAPLNKQFLTTVNTEEICNTNTTDVTKHTKPVITKRLLKRKLRDKLFMIWVRRIEKYFINIEKKSKHKSSRKHN; encoded by the coding sequence TGTAATGAGGTATAGTAAATATCAAGGTCAAATATCTGCACCACATGGATTCGCTAGTGCATTTGCACCACTTGATCTCACATTATGGAGCCACATCACAGGGACCTCGGAATGCCCCATGTTTTTGGTACTATTGGTTACAAGTGACTCCAAAGCTTGTCggttaaaaatattaagcATGCAAATAGAGCATGAAGACATTTTAATCAAAGATAACACTATTGTGTCTTTCGTTCAATTCTCCGCACAATCACCAGTTATATCATGCAAGTATCTCACGCAGGTTGACAAATTTCAGTACTTGAATCGCTTTCAAATCGAGTTCAATTCTAATGAGTACATGGTTGCATATGGTATTCTGACTCAAATTGgtttcaaaattaaaaaggCTCGAAGAGTTAACAGTGAAGAGAATGAAGTTCAAGATAAGTTGGCAACGTCCCAACAATCCCAAATGTTGATATTTAGCCAGAGAGAAAACATAATTCCATCACcaaattataaaaatattaataatttaaatTACCCAAGCGGAGACCCTCCAAGACATCGACAAGATTTGTGCTCCACACATAAAAACGTCGATACTACGTTACTCAATAGTTTGCCTTTAGTTCACATCGGCGATAATTTACGAAATAGTACATCTTCATCGGATAAAACTCCTCCGATTAAAAAGGGAGGGAATCAAGAAATTGTAAACGCCAATCACAACATAGTTAAACTTAGTGATAAAATCCATCCCTATATAATTCCAAATGAATCCGCTCAACTGATCATACCAGAAATAAAGTTTGGCAACATCAGCGACATTATTGACAGTGAAAATAACGCACCCTTAAATAAACAATTCCTCACTACAGTAAACACAGAAGAAATATGCaacacaaacacaacaGATGTCACCAAACATACAAAGCCAGTTATTACAAAGAGACttttaaaaagaaagttaCGAGATAAGCTTTTTATGATTTGGGTGCGCCGAATTgagaaatattttattaacattgagaagaaatcaaaacatAAGTCGAGCAGAAAACACAACTAA
- the ERG29 gene encoding Erg29p (CAGL0K03927g~Ortholog(s) have role in cellular iron ion homeostasis, ergosterol biosynthetic process, mitochondrion organization and endoplasmic reticulum, nuclear envelope localization), whose amino-acid sequence MSSWKNQYFCFEEKVIEKLKETPYVHQFIHDQHSARITLFLLVIGTIAFFNELWITIEMSLIQKETYDELNLGRIDEGLKLHRMIVSDEYHGREYKDEKSGIVIEEFEDRDKFFAKPVFVSELTVDCNIEKNGKTILERPLSFHIEFTPEEWELEKRPEFGCPLSLLRLKLYHLFRDSRFYTELVDPSTDSFTVSKGVIIYNKMGELLPASVDSVQLCFLKIETGCHINATFVIN is encoded by the coding sequence ATGTCGAGCTGGAAAAATCAATACTTCTGTTTTGAGGAAAAGGTGATTGAAAAGTTAAAGGAAACACCATACGTTCATCAGTTCATCCATGACCAACACAGTGCAAGGATAACGCTGTTCTTACTAGTAATTGGCACAATTGCTTTCTTCAATGAGTTATGGATAACCATCGAGATGAGTTTAATCCAGAAGGAAACATACGATGAGTTAAATCTAGGCCGTATAGACGAGGGTTTAAAGCTACACAGAATGATTGTAAGCGACGAATACCATGGCCGTGAGTATAAAGACGAGAAGAGTGGTATTGTAATTGAGGAGTTTGAAGATAGAGATAAATTTTTCGCCAAGCCAGTTTTTGTATCCGAGCTAACAGTCGATTGCAACatagaaaaaaatggtaAGACTATTCTAGAGAGACCATTAAGTTTCCATATTGAGTTCACACCTGAAGAATGGGAACTTGAAAAGAGACCTGAATTTGGTTGTCCATTGTCTCTTCTGAGATTAAAATTATACCATCTATTTAGGGATTCAAGATTTTACACAGAACTGGTGGATCCCAGTACTGATAGCTTTACAGTTTCAAAAGGAGTCATAATTTACAACAAAATGGGCGAACTACTACCTGCTAGTGTTGATAGCGTCCAGCTGTGCTTTTTAAAGATCGAAACTGGTTGCCACATCAATGCCActtttgttattaattAG
- the GID8 gene encoding glucose-induced degradation complex subunit GID8 (CAGL0K03949g~Ortholog(s) have role in negative regulation of gluconeogenesis, proteasome-mediated ubiquitin-dependent protein catabolic process, traversing start control point of mitotic cell cycle and GID complex, cytoplasm, nucleus localization), with protein sequence MSDIRTDDNSSKSESLGRSSRISDGYKVYGNVTFSRDEWKGIVRKYAKLGEMYNNKSVGAFESTNSNLKGSTGTRLSSNPSTQAGTMDLPSVREPSIPKLLLNYFVTMAFEESSLRMAKELGYIQTNKDSIEFNSYYKIKERAHIIHLIKTGSISQAMDSISTVFGVEVLENSVDTDLSVFAADKRSQVVQNINSKNDKNSLSSSDESEVDTYGDDDIHFKLLLLNLIEMIRIQHIKIKSGEVTELDNKFILDLIAYSQEKLAMKAARNDKHMKELELTMTLLLFPMQSLVDKKESPKLPESLRNLYSLSLRSHVADIVNRKLLKYIVNSNLMRDSPGKEKFRDVSIIIDPRGYFLQSESMVNTNILKIKTKDEFKDDLYNDDRYKNNTKTFEKYKNEFQNEDGSNNSLTGSNSYWAETTEMLRRQSNTTSSSDNDQSSYSENDNNDSKNKKQTTHNASKNGLLKEDGNLSEFQFEPKLVQIMRLWAWTENQLHVNDIGIPRVEN encoded by the coding sequence ATGAGTGATATTAGGACTGATGATAATAGTAGCAAGAGTGAGTCTTTGGGGAGAAGTAGTCGTATATCAGATGGATATAAAGTTTATGGCAATGTAACCTTTTCGAGAGATGAGTGGAAAGGAATTGTTAGGAAGTATGCCAAACTTGGCGAAatgtataataataaatccGTTGGTGCATTTGAATCCACAAATTCTAATTTGAAAGGTTCTACGGGAACTCGGTTATCGTCTAATCCAAGTACCCAAGCTGGAACTATGGACTTGCCAAGTGTTAGAGAGCCATCGATACCTAAATTGTTActaaattattttgttaCAATGGCATTCGAAGAATCAAGTTTAAGGATGGCTAAAGAATTAGGATATATACAGACAAACAAGGACTCTATCGAATTCAATTCTTACtataaaatcaaagagaGAGCACATATAATACATTTAATCAAAACTGGATCAATATCACAAGCAATGGATTCTATCAGTACTGTTTTTGGGGTAGAAGTGCTGGAAAATTCTGTAGATACTGATCTGTCAGTGTTTGCCGCAGATAAGAGGTCGCAAGTGgtgcaaaatattaattcaaaaaatgataaGAATAGCCTTAGTAGCAGCGATGAGTCTGAGGTAGATACATAtggtgatgatgatatacatttcaagttgttgttattaaatttgataGAAATGATAAGAATCCaacatataaaaataaaaagtgGTGAAGTAACTGAATTggataataaatttatacTAGATTTAATTGCATATTCACAGGAAAAGTTAGCTATGAAAGCCGCTAGAAATGACAAACATATGAAAGAGTTGGAACTAACTATGACATTGTTACTCTTCCCAATGCAATCTCTAGTGGATAAGAAGGAATCTCCAAAACTACCTGAAAGTTTAAGAAATTTGTACTCACTGTCACTACGTTCTCATGTGGCTGATATTGTTAATAggaaattattgaaatacaTCGTAAACTCAAATCTGATGCGGGATTCACCTGGTAAGGAGAAATTTAGAGATGTTAGTATCATTATAGACCCAAGAGGATACTTCTTGCAATCTGAAAGTATGGTCAATACCAACATTTTGAAGATCAAAACTAAGGATGAATTTAAAGATGATTTGTATAATGACGATAGATATAAGAACAACACTAAAACTTTCgaaaagtataaaaacGAATTTCAGAATGAAGACGGTTCTAACAACAGTTTAACTGGCTCCAACTCATATTGGGCTGAGACAACCGAAATGTTGAGAAGGCAAAGTAAtacaacttcttcatctgaTAATGATCAATCAAGTTATTCGGAAAACGATAATAATGAtagcaaaaacaaaaagcagACAACTCATAATGCTAGTAAAAACGGTTTGTTGAAGGAGGATGGTAATCTCTCTGAATTCCAGTTCGAACCAAAGCTCGTTCAGATCATGAGACTATGGGCGTGGACAGAAAATCAACTTCATGTAAATGATATTGGAATTCCTAGAGTTGAAAATTAG
- the MSP1 gene encoding protein-degrading AAA family ATPase MSP1 (CAGL0K03971g~Ortholog(s) have role in protein targeting to mitochondrion and mitochondrial outer membrane, peroxisomal membrane localization), which produces MSRKFDLKAIADISVLVGTGISLYYLINRLLNDVENGPMSGRSKEAREQQSQKWDKLVELNPDLKKVQLSSYERTILSSVVIAEDIDVTFNDIGGLDNVISDLHESVIYPLTMPEIYTNNPLLKAPSGVLLYGPPGCGKTMLAKALAKESGANFISVRMSTIMDKWYGESNKIVDAMFSLANKLEPCIIFIDEIDSFLRERSSTDHEVTANLKAEFMTLWDGLLNNGRVMIIGATNRINDIDDAFLRRLPKRFLVSLPNIEQRTKILEVLLGNTELDKANFDLSLIAKCSGGLSGSDLKELCREAALNAAKEAMKEKRNLIQKGLEATEVKLRPLTTYDFLINMKTIEAVQMLSQAPQD; this is translated from the coding sequence ATGTCTAGAAAGTTTGATTTGAAAGCCATTGCTGATATTTCTGTACTAGTGGGAACAGGTATATCTCTATACTATTTGATTAATCGGTTACTCAATGATGTCGAGAATGGCCCCATGTCTGGACGCTCCAAGGAGGCAAGAGAACAGCAATCTCAGAAATGGGATAAATTAGTAGAGCTGAATCCGGACCTTAAGAAAGTTCAATTATCTTCCTATGAAAGAACAATTTTATCATCGGTAGTTATAGCAGAAGATATAGACGTTACTTTTAATGATATCGGTGGTCTAGACAATGTTATTTCTGATTTACATGAAAGTGTCATTTATCCTCTTACAATGCcagaaatatatacaaacaACCCATTACTCAAGGCCCCCAGTGGCGTACTGCTATATGGTCCTCCAGGTTGTGGTAAGACGATGCTTGCTAAGGCTTTAGCCAAAGAGAGTGGTGCCAATTTCATATCTGTGCGTATGTCAACAATAATGGACAAATGGTATGGAGAATCTAACAAAATTGTGGACGCTATGTTTTCCTTAGCAAATAAATTAGAACcttgtattatattcatAGATGAAATCGATTCATTCTTAAGAGAGAGATCATCAACAGATCATGAGGTAACAGCAAACTTGAAAGCAGAGTTCATGACATTGTGGGATGGATTATTGAATAACGGCCGTGTAATGATAATAGGTGCTACAAATAGAATCAAcgatattgatgatgcaTTTTTACGTAGACTACCAAAGCGATTCCTAGTTTCTTTACCAAATATTGAGCAAAGAACAAAGATATTGGAAGTACTGCTAGGCAATACAGAGTTGGACAAGGCCAACTTTGACCTCAGCTTAATAGCAAAGTGTTCTGGTGGATTATCTGGATCTGATCTGAAGGAATTATGTAGAGAGGCTGCATTAAATGCGGCTAAGGAAGCtatgaaagagaaaagaaatttaataCAGAAGGGTCTAGAGGCGACAGAGGTCAAATTAAGACCTTTAACTACCTATGATTTCTTAATAAACAtgaaaacaattgaagCGGTTCAAATGCTATCACAAGCACCACAGGATTAA